The following proteins are co-located in the Deinococcus apachensis DSM 19763 genome:
- a CDS encoding glycosyltransferase family 1 protein encodes MLNSFEGRLPLNRSASTPALLVLSHLRWDFVFQRPQHLMTRAARTRPVYYIEEPIFSEAPDGLTVRQEPCGVTVVTSMLTAPAESRTLEERQAAIARLLEDFVAAEGLEEYDLWVYSPMELPVTAGLAPRVTVYDCMDELANFKGAPPELRRCEDALFEQADVVFTGGHRLYEAKRRQHPNVHPFPSSVDVSHFAQARAGLEDPADQRDLPHPRLGFYGVIDERFDIELVGELARRRPEWQFVLLGPVVKIDPAELPRGENLHYLGMKSYTELPSYLAHWDVALLPFALNEATEFISPTKTPEYLAAGVPVVSTGIRDVVRPYGERDLARIAYGVDAFEAACAAALAEQGTSAGEARRERADRHLSTLSWDRTWADMSALIERAAADRAAVALAGVADD; translated from the coding sequence ATGCTGAATTCTTTCGAGGGCCGCCTGCCCCTGAACCGCTCGGCCTCCACGCCCGCCCTGCTGGTGCTGTCCCACCTGCGCTGGGATTTCGTGTTCCAGCGCCCCCAGCACCTGATGACCCGGGCGGCCCGCACGCGGCCGGTGTACTACATCGAGGAGCCCATCTTCTCGGAGGCGCCTGACGGCCTGACGGTGCGCCAGGAGCCCTGCGGGGTCACTGTGGTCACGTCGATGCTCACCGCGCCCGCCGAGAGCCGCACCCTGGAGGAGCGGCAGGCCGCCATCGCCCGGCTGCTGGAGGACTTCGTCGCTGCCGAGGGTCTGGAGGAGTACGACCTGTGGGTCTACTCCCCTATGGAGCTGCCCGTCACCGCGGGCCTGGCGCCACGCGTGACGGTCTACGACTGCATGGACGAGCTGGCGAACTTCAAGGGGGCGCCGCCTGAGCTGCGCCGCTGCGAGGACGCGCTCTTCGAGCAGGCGGACGTGGTGTTCACAGGCGGGCACCGGCTGTACGAGGCCAAACGCCGCCAGCACCCGAACGTCCACCCCTTCCCCTCCAGCGTCGACGTCAGCCACTTCGCCCAGGCGAGGGCCGGTCTGGAGGACCCCGCCGACCAGCGCGACCTGCCCCATCCCCGCCTGGGCTTCTACGGCGTCATCGACGAGCGTTTCGACATCGAGCTGGTGGGCGAACTGGCCCGGCGTCGCCCGGAGTGGCAGTTCGTATTGCTGGGACCGGTGGTGAAGATTGACCCGGCGGAGTTGCCGCGCGGCGAGAACCTGCACTACCTGGGCATGAAGAGCTACACGGAGTTGCCGTCGTACCTGGCCCACTGGGACGTGGCGCTGCTGCCGTTTGCGCTGAACGAGGCGACCGAGTTCATCAGCCCGACCAAGACGCCCGAATACCTCGCGGCGGGTGTGCCCGTCGTGTCCACCGGCATCCGCGACGTGGTGCGGCCCTACGGTGAGCGGGACCTCGCGCGGATCGCGTACGGGGTGGACGCCTTCGAGGCCGCCTGCGCCGCCGCACTGGCCGAACAAGGCACGTCAGCGGGGGAAGCCCGGCGCGAGCGGGCTGACCGCCACCTGTCCACCCTGTCCTGGGACCGCACCTGGGCAGACATGAGTGCTCTGATCGAACGGGCGGCAGCCGACCGCGCCGCCGTGGCCCTGGCCGGAGTGGCCGATGACTGA